A single genomic interval of Aphis gossypii isolate Hap1 unplaced genomic scaffold, ASM2018417v2 Contig00707, whole genome shotgun sequence harbors:
- the LOC126555090 gene encoding uncharacterized protein LOC126555090, whose protein sequence is MALKKNAYKSLNVIKTLSHYEWGAEGTILLNVYRSLVRTKLDYGSICYGNSDSKILKIVDTIHNAGLRLSIGAFKSSPIISLHSLTGEPPLHFRRLKLSLNYIARILSTPNNSTIHFLNKNRFSNIYEHNPKLRKPLGLRIQQEMMEINIAANEICQRENCQIPTCKQPNYRVDTSLTIHSKKETSNIFYNNLFNELIHSSSSSTQIYTDASKTEMGIGLAIVHLNETKQFKLNIYNTIYTAEYLALYKGVQLALQIQDTKIDICSDSLSALANLQSIIPSEPLAILISNLLSKSSKDIQFVWIPGHCNIKGNEKADEAARNAIMSPNSELIPFSSLVDIKRNINKYCIEWWNTKWHNTTENKLREIKHSVELWPKYTDLNRKNEVILNRLRIGHTKFTHGHLMAKTDPPICPTCNTNYSIKHIIVHCPNFNSARRDFNIPDNL, encoded by the coding sequence AtggcactaaaaaaaaatgcatacaaaAGCCTTAATGTCATTAAAACCTTAAGTCATTATGAATGGGGTGCCGAAGGCACTAtcctattaaatgtatatagatcGCTGGTAAGAACCAAACTAGATTATGGTTCAATTTGTTATGGCAACTCAGActcaaaaatcttaaaaatagttgACACAATCCACAACGCAGGACTGAGATTGTCAATTGGAGCTTTTAAAAGCAGCCCGATAATAAGTTTGCATTCCCTGACTGGAGAACCTCCACTTCATTTCCGTAGACTTAAATTATCTCTTAATTATATAGCTCGTATCTTATCTACACCAAATAATTCAaccattcattttttaaataaaaatcgtttttccaATATATACGAACATAATCCTAAATTAAGAAAACCATTAGGACTAAGAATACAGCAAGAGATGATGGAAATTAATATCGCAGCCAATGAAATATGCCAACGTGAAAACTGCCAGATACCTACTTGTAAACAACCAAATTACCGAGTTGATACAAGCCTTACAATTCACTCGAAAAAagaaacttcaaatattttctacaataatttattcaacgaACTTATACATAGTTCCAGTTCCAGTACTCAGATCTACACCGATGCTTCTAAAACAGAAATGGGAATAGGACTTGCAATAGTCCACCTCAACGAAACTAAGCAGTTCAAACTCAACATTTACAACACCATTTATACAGCAGAATATCTTGCTTTATATAAAGGAGTCCAATTAGCTCTACAGATTCAAGATACCAAAATAGATATATGTTCCGACTCACTCAGTGCCTTAGCTAATCTGCAATCAATAATACCTTCAGAGCCATTGGCTATACTCATTAGCAATCTTCTTTCAAAATCAAGCAAAGATATTCAATTCGTTTGGATCCCTGGTCATTGCAACATAAAGGGAAATGAAAAGGCAGATGAAGCAGCTAGAAATGCAATTATGAGTCCAAACAGTGAATTAATCCCCTTTTCCTCACTTGTTGACATAAAgaggaatataaataaatactgcaTTGAATGGTGGAACACAAAATGGCACAACACCACGGAAAACAAACTTAGAGAAATTAAACACTCTGTTGAACTCTGGCCAAAATACACCGACCTAAATAGGAAAAATGAGGTAATTCTTAATCGCTTAAGAATCGGCCATACCAAATTCACACACGGACATCTCATGGCTAAAACAGATCCACCCATATGCCCAACATGCAACACAAACTACTCTattaaacacatcattgtCCACTGCCCAAACTTTAATTCAGCCAGAAGAGACTTCAACATCCCTGATAACCTGTAG